In Nostoc sphaeroides, the genomic window GCTCTTGTAAATCAGCGTCGCCTAATTTAGCGGCGATGTTTCGCAGACAGCGATTCATATCATCGATGCCGTAGAAAGACTCTTCAATGTAAGGGATGTTGTAACGCTCCTCCATCTTTCTCGCCATATTCAGCAGCGCTCGTGAGCAGATCATGACGTTGAGCTTGGCGCGGTGGGCGTAGCGAATTTCATTGTAGCGAGCATCGCCCGTAATTTTAGACAAAATACGGATGCCTAATTTTTCTAACAGTGGTGTTACTCCCCACATTTCACCGGCAATGTTATATTCACCGATTAAGTTAATATCATAGGGCGTTGTATGTTCCGGTTCTGCTGTTCCGACAACATATTCTAATAAAGCTTCACCACCAAAACGGTTGCCGAGATTTTTACTGCCAATGAATCCTGGTGCAATGACGGGAACAACAGGAATACCAATTTTCTCAGCCGCAGCTTTGCAGACAGCATCCATATCATCGCCAATTAGGGCTGTAACGCAAGTGGCGTAGACGAATACTGCTGCTGGTTGGTAGCGCTCTTTGAGTTCCAGAATCGCTTTGTAAAGCTTCTTTTCGCCGCCGAAGATGACATCATTTTCACCCAAGTCAGTGGTAAAGCCCATTTTGTAGAGTTGAGGGCCAGACGACAGACTACCACGACTGCCCCAGGAATTACCAGCACAGGCGATCGGCCCGTGGACTAAATGAGCAGCATCTGCGATCGGCACTAGAGCAATCATTGCACCATCAAAGGCACAGCCCCCTTGAGCCGCGCCAGGTTGTGCCTGTTGAGCGCATGATTTGTTTTTCTTTTCCGCTTGTTTGTGCTGATTATGTTCGCATCCTGTCTCAGTCAGCAGCTCGTTGATTTTGCCTTGGGTGCTTTTCATCTCTCTTCTCTTAATTGTTAATTGTCCTTTGTCATTTGTCATTTGAATTGACTATTGTACAGACGCGATTAATCGCGTCTCTACCAATGACTAATGACCAATGCCCCATGCCCCATGCCCAATGCCCAATAATTAGCAAATGTATTTTGTGACATCCTCTCCACATACATCGGCGAGGTAGG contains:
- the nifE gene encoding nitrogenase iron-molybdenum cofactor biosynthesis protein NifE; translated protein: MKSTQGKINELLTETGCEHNQHKQAEKKNKSCAQQAQPGAAQGGCAFDGAMIALVPIADAAHLVHGPIACAGNSWGSRGSLSSGPQLYKMGFTTDLGENDVIFGGEKKLYKAILELKERYQPAAVFVYATCVTALIGDDMDAVCKAAAEKIGIPVVPVIAPGFIGSKNLGNRFGGEALLEYVVGTAEPEHTTPYDINLIGEYNIAGEMWGVTPLLEKLGIRILSKITGDARYNEIRYAHRAKLNVMICSRALLNMARKMEERYNIPYIEESFYGIDDMNRCLRNIAAKLGDADLQERTEKLIAEETAALDLALAPYRARLKGKRVVLYTGGVKSWSIISAARDLGIEVVATSTRKSTEEDKAKIKKLIGNDGIMLEKGNAQELLQLVKDTRADMLIAGGRNQYTALKARIPFLDINQERHHPYAGYVGMIEMARELYEALYSPIWEQIRKPAPWEEEEEV